The segment ctaaacaacttttttgtaagatggatggatagatagatagatagatagataaatagatagatagatagatagatagatagatagatagatagatagatagatagatagatagatagatagatagatatttagatagatagatagatagatagatagatagatagatagatagatagatagatagatagatagatagatagatagatagatagatagatagatagatatatagatagatagatagatagacatagAACGACATTTTTGGTTATTGTAAGAGGTGTAAAGACTGCCGGAAAAGCTGCTTACTTTTTAGCTATATTTCCCTATGTAATACTTATAACACTGCTAATTAGAGCGGTGACTTTGGATGGTGCTATCGAtggtattattttctttttgaaaccCAATTGGAGTGAGTTGTTAAATTTGAAGGTAAGTTATTAGGGCATTGTTGGAAACctaaacaacttttttgtaagatggatggatagatagatagatagatagatagatagatagatagatagatagatagataaatagatagatagatagatagatagatagatagatagatagatagatagatagatagatagatagatagatagatagatagatatttagatagatagatagatagatagatagatagatagatagatagatagatagatagatagatagatagatagatagatagatagatagatagatagatagatatatagatagatagatagatagatagatagatagatagatagatagatagatagatagatagatagaaaaataaatagatagatagatagatagatagatagatagatagatagatagatagatagatagatagatagatagatagatagatagatagatagatattagatagatagatagatagatagatagatagatagatagatagatagatagatagatagatagatagatagaaagatagatagataggtagatagatagatagatagatagatagatagatagatatatagatatatagatatatagatatatagatatatagatatatagatatatagatatatagatatatagatatatagatatatagatatatagatatatagatatatagatatatagatatatagatatatagatagatatatagatagatgcTACAAACATCCTATCATGAAGATATACACCGATTCGAAGCAAAATATACGATAAACATTCTGCAGTGTATCATATTACATTTTTAGTCCAAAGAAGTTCAAGAGATTTAGGAAGTGTAAGTAATACGAGAGAAATGGATTCCGTTCATAAATATCTTTGTCGTTGATTAGTAGTCCAGTCAGATGATGTCTACGAAACTAATTTCGGACTTGCCTCGATTAAAGAGATATTTCGTTAAATGATTAAAAGTTTAATCTATTGgatttaactgaatactcttccagaggtaaAGTTTATGTGTACCAGGGATTAGTCGGCAAAGGAAGCGCGATTTAGTTAACCTGACGTGGGCAAAAGGACCAAATCTACGGTTATTACGTATTATCAGTGGACACTCATTATTACGGAAACTGAATTGTACTCGCGAATTCAGACGAATTTAGAGCTAGTAAAGAGCACAGAGAAACTCTCGATTCCTATCTTTGACATGATCAGGCTTTCCGATAAAAATGAGATACCAATATATTGATAGTGATATTATTCCGAATATAACATACCTCACAAAAATTCTagaaattcttaggaattatgtCCGAAAATCGGTTTCAAGGTGTATTTCTTCTGATTTGATTCTGATTTTCCATCAATATAACCTAATTTCAACTAATGTCATATACACTTCATCTTTGAAGGTTTGGAAAGAGGCTGTTGTACAGTGTTTCTTCTCCTTGGCTGTGGGTTTGGGACCAATTGTAATGTTCTCTtcctataataaattttatcataatgcCAACAGGTTAGTGACCATCATAATAATTACCGCAAACAAATTGtgacaaaaatttgtttttcaatcaCAGGGATGCCATTATCGTAACTAGTCTGGATACGGTAACAAGTTTAATAGCTGGCATAACAATTTTCGGAATATTAGGAAATTTGGCACACAATCTTAATGTTAGCAATATTGATGAGGTGGTGCGTAGTGGTACTGGTCTAGCTTTCATTTCCTATCCAGATGCTATAGCCAAATTTAAGGCAGTACCACAGGTAAATAactgatttgttttatattaaacaatttaatttgattaatttttcctttttttagctATTTgccgttttattttttattatgttatttgTTTTGGGCATAGGTACCTTGGTGGCTCAAGCCAATACATTAGTGGCCATATTATGTGATCACTACAAATGGATGAAAGCTTCTATGGTGGCCTTGATAACAACAATTTGTGGATTTCTTTGTGGCATCATATACGTTACACCGGTACTTATGTGTGCTTTTCATATTACTCATattcaatttcatttatattttaaaatatcatttacatATTCTCCCTCTCTCTTTCTATTTCACTGTCATTGAtcgtcacaaaaaaaaaacaataattgttttcaaataatgTTTGATTAATAACGATCAatccaaaaaaacattttgttgacaattaattgtttttatgctACTCATTCAAATGACTCACATGGTTTCAAATGTTGCGCATTATTGATGCTACAAAAAATTCcagaaattgtttaatatttatataaaaaaacatttaatttaattaattcaaggCCGGTCAATGGATCCTAAGTTTAGTTGATTATTATGGTGCTACATTTGTTATATTCGGTTTAGCCTTGTTTCAAATTATTGGCATTGCATGGGTCTATGGTAAGTTGAATTACTGCTGTTTTTCATGTTTAGTCTATTTAAGTGGTTGCCACttgggtattcaattatttcaGTCAGTATATTGAATGTTTCATCAGACATAAATAACACTTTTGTTATGCGAACTGCAATGTAGAATCATTTTATCAGATGTGGCAGAAACCATTTCTTATCAGGAGTAGTTGAATCGCACGAAGAACTACAAATCGAGTAACATGTTGAAAAAAGTCTGTTTAGGAAGAAGAACTTGTAGTTTGCATTATCTTAGCTAGTTTATTCAAGCTTATTTGTCCTAACGTCGAATATTAGAGACACACTTATCCTTATACTGATCGGTAAACGGTTATAGAATAATCCTTTCCTAACGATTTCGTAGTCCAAACTCCTGCTCGTCGACCAATAGTTAAATAATGAAGAACTACAACTTGAGTTCAATTCTAGTAAGTTGTTGAAAAAGTCGGAAGCCTTTTCAACTGCTAACGTAGCATATTTGACACACTGACCCTGATCGATACACATTTGTAAAAGATACCCGTCTGAACTCCTGTTCGTCGACTTTAAGCAGTTCGGTAGCATTTTACAGCTGTGGTAGGAACCAATAGTTGCATAATGTGAAAAACTACAACTTGAGTATGGTTCTAGaaagttatttaataaagtCGGAAGTCTTTTCAACTGCTAACGTCGCATATTTTGGGGTACAATAATCTTTATCCGGATCGATACACGTTTGTAAAAGATCCACGTCCGAACTACTGTTCGTCGAATTCAAGCAGTTCGGCAGCATTTTACAGCTGTGGTAAGAACGAATACAATAATATGAAGATATACAACTTAAGTTCGGTTCTATGAAGTTGTTGACTAAAGGCCTGTAATCTTCTAGTAAAACGCCATTAACTCAGTTTGGATCATTAAAGAATAATGCATAGATGTCATCAAAGCGACTGAACAAACTTTGTTTATTGCTCAAAAATACTGAGAAATTTCTTTTCCTCAAATTGATCGGTCGTCTTCTAAAAGATTTCAAAAACAATATTCaactaaaagattttaaaaacaacatttcaacATTCTTTTAGCTCTACCATCATAAATTTTGTGGGAATCGTTAGGAAAAGTGTACTTCTTAATATTGAATAAGTCTTGTACAGATCAGAGATAGCAGCTTCCAAACAGTTCGGATTCCGGCACAATAGTGACTTGTTTATGTTAAAAGTTTGCTGATACCTAGCTAGTTCGCAAATGTATACAACATTTTATTGCCGGACGCGTCAGATCTCGtgtctttataccctacaccactttagtggggataattgcatgaaatttggcacacacgcttcttttggcccaaggacgtaGCCTattaaatggttaaaatcggtccattatttcgactagcccccatacaaccgtaccccccaaatagggccttttggcttataattgatttaaatgatctattatgttaacaaaagtcgacacaacttagttttatagaactttaaatgacactaccgatttttgtaatgatcgggcttcattttaccctatcccccatacaaactccccttcagaaaatgacttaaaggtcaaaattcacttacaaatactaataacacttttaaattttacataaataatattgaagaagacttaactccccctaccaaaatttttaaggatagggcaatattttgccctactcccctttaagtcctcttaaaaaatctctttttttgcaaaaaaaagtaaaaatattccgaaataaagttaaaaaaaacaaaccaaacgcttaattttttaaataatacccaTTTTtgcatacatactgacaggtgtagggtatcatatggtcggctacgtccgactatacattcatacttgtttgaaGTTGTGGTTGtcagtaaaactgaactagaaatgaaccacaactgaactagaactgaaaaagaacaaCATTTGAAGTAAACTAAAGCTGAAATTTCCCACTGTGTTtagtaatttaatgtttttgtttaaaacacgaATCTTTGGGAGAATTCTGATTAATTTGATTCGCTTCTTTTAATACAGGTTTAAACAATTTCTGTGATGATATTGAATTTATGACCAAACAACATGTATCATTCTATTGGCGCATATGTTGGGCAGTGGTGACACCACTATTgttactatttatttttgtctACTCGATGGCggaattaaaaacattaaaatatgctGGCATGGATTATCCAGAAGCAGCTAATAGTAAGTTAATAAGGATATATTCAAGAtattatgaaaacaaataaccaagttaaaaaacaattaatttacaGTTGCTGGTTGGATATTATTGGCCATAGGTTTTGTACAATTTCCTTTATGGTTTATATGGAGTACAGCTAGTAATAGTAATGCTTCTATATGGAATGTAAgttttattctaaatatttataaacttaaaagtaaCTAATGTAATGTTTATGTTATCCTCTTTCAGAGTATTAAAAAAGCCTGTTCACCCAGTGAGGAATGGGGTCCCAGTGATCCGGTTATACGCAAGCAATGGCTGCTTTATAAACAGGAAATGCAAGAACAGCGTAAAGCTCAATATTCCGAAGAGAAATACTCACAATTTTCACAGaaattaagaaatgttttttgttaaacattaataCAAGGCTAGGATATAGaggcatttttttataattttaatttaagcatTTATTCAATAGCGCTAGAAGcagagaattttataaaaaacaaattgtacttAATCagaatttaaattatgtatatctatgtatgtctgtatgtactTATCTAGATAATGTActttatgaaattaataattaaattaataaaatatgattttgtagtctattttctaggactttgtgaaaaatttttgattgtttCCGTCTTTAAAGCGGAGCTATTTGTCTGCTGAAAACTTGTGTATATATACGAATATAATTGTGCATCTATGACAGGACTCAGCTGTTCGTGGGGACAGTTCCGAACTATCTATTTAACCTACCGCTTAGGATTATGCCTAGTCACCCTACACCAATTGACTAGCTTttttaacatgtgcttgtcTTACGAAAAAGTTAATTGTCATTCTAAAGATTACAAAGAGATAATAAGCAAGTTGAGACAATCAGGagcaaaaacggaaatctgtcttttcacaagaaagacacaAATTTCAACGTATAtcgaaccttgcttcctgggcaaaAAGATACCAGtaacagacaaagttaagttaAGGAgataccacatagaggataggatcaaaaAGGCatatcggtgctgggcgatatgtaggagaactataggcactttataaaagtgttattagacctattctagcttatgctttaACAATCTTTGGAAAgaaagtgtaatatcaaactactgcACGGAGTTCaacgtacatgctgcttgggcaTAAGTGGAgtcatgtgtactacttcaaccgaGGGCGTGGAAACGTTGCTAGGTATTCctcccattgaaacatatttaagatataaggCGGcacttacagccgaacggctctttactttaggcaaAGTGATCAAAAGCGACAggtaggacacgtcatcaatgtatactgcaCACAAGTAAGGCTATAAACAATaatcggacgtgcctgatcgaATACCAGACGCGGAATATGTTGGAAAGTTTTATCCCActctgatcccagatagaatttCTTGGTCAAGTGAACATTAGTAGAACACCAGTTGAAATCctttgttacacggatggctttAAATTGGGGGAATAATCGGGGCTGgtgttctatattgaagacccagaaacagaaatataccacctaattgccagaaggcaattaggtcGATTTAAGgtgataaaactaaaaatagaggtaaggtttacatcatgtGGGTACCAGCCCTCTCGGAgatagtcggcaacgaaagggcgaat is part of the Lucilia cuprina isolate Lc7/37 chromosome 3, ASM2204524v1, whole genome shotgun sequence genome and harbors:
- the LOC111680762 gene encoding sodium-dependent nutrient amino acid transporter 1-like isoform X2; translation: MISVEEGKKSSATIAESDGNSNAGIAANQENQRENWGSSLEFLMSCISVSVGLGNIWRFPFTAYENGGGAFLIPYIVVLFLIGKPMYYLEVLLGQFTSQSSIKIWSVCPSFVGVGIGQAYAGICVLTYYSSLLALTLYYFVSSFNKILPWSYCREEWGPNCVDSNPIGNPNSNYSDDARASYKLQSSSELFFLREVIREYDDISEGIGLPSWQLTLALFVAWLTTFLVIVRGVKTAGKAAYFLAIFPYVILITLLIRAVTLDGAIDGIIFFLKPNWSELLNLKVWKEAVVQCFFSLAVGLGPIVMFSSYNKFYHNANRDAIIVTSLDTVTSLIAGITIFGILGNLAHNLNVSNIDEVVRSGTGLAFISYPDAIAKFKAVPQLFAVLFFIMLFVLGIGTLVAQANTLVAILCDHYKWMKASMVALITTICGFLCGIIYVTPAGQWILSLVDYYGATFVIFGLALFQIIGIAWVYGLNNFCDDIEFMTKQHVSFYWRICWAVVTPLLLLFIFVYSMAELKTLKYAGMDYPEAANIAGWILLAIGFVQFPLWFIWSTASNSNASIWNSIKKACSPSEEWGPSDPVIRKQWLLYKQEMQEQRKAQYSEEKYSQFSQKLRNVFC
- the LOC111680762 gene encoding sodium-dependent nutrient amino acid transporter 1-like isoform X1, which gives rise to MISVEEGKKSSATIAESDGNSNAGIAANQENQRENWGSSLEFLMSCISVSVGLGNIWRFPFTAYENGGGAFLIPYIVVLFLIGKPMYYLEVLLGQFTSQSSIKIWSVCPSFVGVGIGQAYAGICVLTYYSSLLALTLYYFVSSFNKILPWSYCREEWGPNCVDSNPIGNPNSNYSDDARASYKLQSSSELFFLREVIREYDDISEGIGLPSWQLTLALFVAWLTTFLVIVRGVKTAGKAAYFLAIFPYVILITLLIRAVTLDGAIDGIIFFLKPNWSELLNLKVWKEAVVQCFFSLAVGLGPIVMFSSYNKFYHNANRDAIIVTSLDTVTSLIAGITIFGILGNLAHNLNVSNIDEVVRSGTGLAFISYPDAIAKFKAVPQLFAVLFFIMLFVLGIGTLVAQANTLVAILCDHYKWMKASMVALITTICGFLCGIIYVTPAGQWILSLVDYYGATFVIFGLALFQIIGIAWVYGLNNFCDDIEFMTKQHVSFYWRICWAVVTPLLLLFIFVYSMAELKTLKYAGMDYPEAANIAGWILLAIGFVQFPLWFIWSTASNSNASIWNSIKKACSPSEEWGPSDPVIRKQWLLYKQEMQEQRKAQYSEEKYSQFSQKLRNVFC